In a genomic window of Candidatus Hadarchaeales archaeon:
- a CDS encoding DUF166 family protein: MRVGIISDGKYGERARERVGRKFEVEWILVDFPSSQVVDELELELPPCDLYLSYVRHPDVALEVAGKGVPTLLAVSFGEGFLRQARERNPHVLAPPTMCSLEGKTGVRAFDEFSRFFGRPKFGLEVRDGRIVKVELLRESPCGSTAEASRTLEGRPASPETVRYFGLRVGQNCRAPAFGRTCDRELAEVVQARELAKALVETGAVGKEEFEALVREMEERYAQRERLFLGGYKCGER, encoded by the coding sequence GTGAGGGTTGGAATAATTTCGGATGGGAAGTATGGGGAGAGGGCAAGGGAGAGGGTGGGCAGGAAGTTCGAGGTGGAATGGATCCTCGTGGATTTCCCTTCCTCACAGGTGGTGGATGAACTGGAACTCGAACTTCCCCCCTGCGATCTCTACCTTTCCTACGTCAGGCATCCGGACGTGGCCCTCGAGGTGGCTGGGAAGGGAGTGCCCACTCTGCTGGCGGTGAGCTTCGGAGAGGGTTTTCTGCGCCAAGCCAGGGAGAGGAATCCCCACGTGCTAGCCCCTCCAACCATGTGTTCTCTGGAGGGGAAAACGGGGGTAAGGGCCTTCGATGAATTCTCCCGTTTTTTCGGCAGGCCCAAGTTCGGGCTGGAGGTTAGGGACGGAAGGATAGTGAAGGTGGAGCTCCTCAGGGAATCCCCCTGTGGTTCCACGGCCGAGGCCTCCCGCACCCTGGAGGGAAGACCGGCTTCTCCGGAGACCGTCAGGTATTTCGGGCTCAGGGTGGGGCAGAACTGTAGGGCACCCGCCTTCGGAAGGACGTGCGACAGGGAGCTGGCGGAGGTGGTGCAGGCCAGGGAGCTCGCCAAGGCCCTGGTGGAAACTGGGGCAGTGGGGAAGGAAGAGTTCGAGGCCCTCGTGAGGGAAATGGAAGAGAGGTACGCCCAGAGGGAGAGACTCTTCTTGGGTGGATACAAATGCGGGGAAAGATGA
- a CDS encoding cysteine desulfurase produces the protein MKVEEIREDFPILASGIIYLDNASTSLTPEPVLRKMLEFYREYRANVGRGIHRLSRRAGEELSEAREKVRKFIGARSEGEIIFTKNTTEGINLVARGLGWERGDRVVTTLLEHHSNFLPWLRLRERGVEVRVVRPDREGVLRPEVFEGEVEGAKLVTLTHVSNVLGSVNPVEEITRLAHEHGARVLVDAAQSAPHLPLQVEKMGCDYLAFSGHKMLGPTGIGVLYVREECLEELEPLCLGGGTVEEASSSGYSLTVSPERYEAGTLPIAEALGLGEAIEYLERVGFGALASHEREVVRRLQKGLEGIAGVEVYGPSDPNRRVGIVPFNVEKRDPHEVATLLDRSNIMVRSGHHCALPLHREFLRLPGTVRASVYLYNTLEEVERLVGRVEEIVHGP, from the coding sequence ATGAAGGTGGAGGAAATAAGGGAGGACTTTCCCATCCTGGCCTCGGGTATCATTTACCTCGACAATGCCTCCACGAGTCTCACCCCGGAACCCGTTCTCAGGAAAATGCTGGAATTCTACCGGGAATACCGGGCGAACGTGGGAAGGGGGATACACAGGCTCTCAAGGAGGGCAGGCGAGGAGCTTTCGGAAGCCAGGGAGAAAGTGCGCAAGTTCATTGGAGCGAGATCGGAGGGGGAAATCATCTTCACGAAAAATACCACGGAGGGCATCAACCTGGTGGCGAGGGGGCTGGGGTGGGAAAGGGGGGACAGGGTAGTAACCACCCTCCTCGAGCACCATTCCAACTTCCTTCCCTGGCTCAGGCTGAGGGAACGCGGGGTGGAGGTGAGGGTGGTAAGGCCCGATCGGGAAGGTGTGCTGAGACCGGAGGTGTTCGAGGGGGAAGTGGAGGGAGCCAAGCTGGTGACCCTGACCCACGTTTCCAACGTTTTGGGAAGCGTCAACCCCGTGGAGGAAATAACGAGGCTTGCCCACGAGCATGGAGCCAGGGTGCTGGTGGATGCCGCCCAGTCCGCACCCCATCTTCCCCTCCAAGTGGAGAAGATGGGATGTGATTATCTGGCCTTCTCGGGGCACAAGATGCTGGGACCCACGGGCATAGGCGTCCTCTACGTGAGGGAGGAGTGTCTGGAGGAACTCGAACCCCTTTGCCTGGGAGGAGGAACCGTGGAGGAGGCCTCCTCCAGCGGATATTCCCTCACGGTCTCCCCGGAGAGGTACGAAGCAGGCACCCTCCCCATAGCCGAGGCCCTAGGACTGGGTGAAGCCATAGAATACCTCGAAAGGGTGGGGTTCGGGGCCCTTGCCTCCCACGAGAGGGAAGTGGTCAGACGCCTGCAAAAGGGATTGGAGGGGATAGCTGGTGTGGAGGTCTACGGGCCCTCCGATCCCAACCGAAGGGTGGGGATCGTCCCCTTCAACGTGGAGAAAAGGGATCCCCACGAGGTTGCCACCCTCCTGGACCGCTCGAACATCATGGTGAGATCCGGCCACCACTGCGCCCTTCCCCTCCACCGGGAGTTCCTACGTCTTCCGGGCACGGTGAGGGCCTCCGTGTACCTCTACAACACCTTGGAAGAGGTTGAAAGGTTGGTGGGAAGGGTGGAGGAAATCGTGCACGGACCCTAG
- a CDS encoding phosphatase PAP2 family protein — MRGKMIVRKFKGLLPPFLLFLFLTLVLDALPRVFPTPSSPHAFDGREVLFLQEHLSGELSDRWWVAVYSFGYLFLIYATAAFLLFFEDVEAFKEYFWIFAFCQLLGFLTWFFFPVSPPRLAIPEVRDVREELFGLTERFNAFPHGAFPSLHAANGFLAFFFVRRHGKGPSLVWGVSWILLMFSTLYLGEHYWQDLVAGCFYAFLSLFFLLRPFRKVLEALPSPTRLSR; from the coding sequence ATGCGGGGAAAGATGATCGTGAGGAAGTTCAAAGGACTCCTCCCTCCCTTCCTCCTCTTCCTTTTCCTCACCCTAGTCCTCGATGCCCTTCCCAGGGTCTTTCCCACCCCATCCTCCCCCCATGCCTTTGATGGAAGGGAAGTGCTCTTCCTACAGGAGCATCTCTCCGGGGAACTTTCCGACAGGTGGTGGGTGGCCGTATATTCCTTCGGCTACCTCTTTCTGATCTACGCCACGGCGGCCTTCCTCCTCTTCTTCGAGGATGTGGAAGCCTTCAAGGAGTACTTCTGGATCTTCGCCTTCTGCCAGTTGCTGGGCTTCCTCACTTGGTTTTTCTTTCCCGTCTCCCCTCCCCGTCTGGCCATACCCGAGGTGAGGGATGTGAGGGAGGAGCTTTTCGGGCTCACGGAGAGGTTCAACGCCTTTCCCCATGGGGCCTTTCCCAGCCTCCATGCCGCCAACGGTTTCCTGGCCTTCTTCTTCGTCAGGAGACACGGGAAGGGCCCCTCCCTCGTTTGGGGGGTGAGCTGGATCCTTTTGATGTTCTCCACCCTTTACCTCGGTGAGCACTACTGGCAGGATTTGGTGGCTGGCTGCTTCTATGCCTTCCTTTCCCTCTTCTTCCTCCTGAGACCCTTCAGAAAGGTGCTCGAAGCCCTCCCTTCACCGACCCGGCTTTCCCGCTAG
- a CDS encoding MSMEG_0568 family radical SAM protein encodes MELRKLELSLLSLGARSRGIYRGRKGGAGPSGGRCMIFPDGVVLNVPLRGNFVSRSPFELREGWIWRGEERLVQVSLLPLPKFYRKKTSDGIPMHRVAKLHGRDCLATTLLSSCWRWAQGKACKFCAIQVYGEKDPLIRKTPEQLVEVAKAALEEGLVKHLLITTGTLATPDRGARVLAETVRKIREKVDLPTEVHLEPPEDPESLEELKEAGVDTVGMHLEFYDERVRRRVCPGKAEVPREQYFRRWREAVEIFGKWQVNSFLLIGLGESHMSLVEGVRAMLEMGVFPRPVPFRPTPGTPLGEVSPPKPSTLEKLLSEVEGEYRRAGALSAHIKSGCARCRACGLDALLKL; translated from the coding sequence ATGGAGCTGAGGAAGCTGGAGCTCTCCCTCCTTTCCTTGGGTGCTAGGAGCAGGGGCATCTACAGGGGGAGGAAGGGAGGGGCGGGTCCCTCTGGAGGTAGGTGCATGATCTTTCCAGATGGGGTGGTCCTCAACGTTCCCCTCAGGGGGAACTTCGTTTCCCGCTCACCCTTCGAGCTCAGGGAAGGATGGATTTGGAGGGGGGAGGAGCGGCTGGTACAGGTTTCCCTGCTTCCCCTCCCCAAGTTCTATCGCAAGAAGACCTCCGATGGCATTCCCATGCATAGGGTGGCCAAGCTCCACGGGAGGGATTGTCTGGCCACCACCCTCCTCTCCTCCTGTTGGAGGTGGGCACAGGGAAAGGCGTGCAAGTTCTGCGCCATTCAAGTTTACGGAGAGAAGGACCCCCTCATAAGGAAAACTCCTGAGCAGCTGGTGGAGGTGGCCAAGGCCGCCCTAGAGGAAGGTTTGGTCAAGCATCTTTTGATCACCACGGGGACGTTGGCAACCCCCGATAGGGGGGCTAGGGTTCTAGCGGAAACCGTGAGGAAGATCAGGGAAAAGGTGGATCTTCCCACGGAAGTCCATTTGGAGCCCCCAGAGGATCCGGAGAGCCTGGAGGAGCTGAAGGAAGCTGGGGTGGACACGGTGGGAATGCATCTCGAGTTCTACGATGAAAGGGTGAGGAGGAGGGTCTGCCCGGGAAAGGCGGAGGTTCCAAGGGAACAATATTTCAGGAGGTGGAGGGAAGCGGTGGAGATCTTTGGGAAATGGCAGGTCAATTCCTTCCTCCTGATAGGATTGGGTGAGTCCCACATGAGCCTGGTGGAGGGGGTGAGGGCCATGTTGGAGATGGGGGTTTTTCCCAGACCCGTCCCCTTCAGGCCTACTCCCGGGACTCCCTTGGGGGAGGTCTCTCCTCCCAAACCTTCCACACTGGAAAAGCTCCTTTCGGAAGTGGAGGGAGAGTACAGGAGGGCTGGGGCCCTCTCAGCCCATATCAAGAGCGGATGCGCACGTTGCAGGGCCTGCGGTCTTGATGCCCTCCTAAAGCTCTAG